In the Qipengyuania gelatinilytica genome, GAAATGCCGGAGATGCCTTACGATGCGCCCTCGCGTTTCAAGCGCGCTCCGGTCCTGCGTGTCGGCACCTATGCCGACTGGCAGGAACTTTCCCGCACCATGGAGCCGCATTTCACCAAGGCTGCGCAGGTCGAACCCGGTAGCGAGATCGCGGCGCAGGCCCGCGCCATCATGGCGAAAACCGACGATCCGCTACGCCGCGCCGCGCTGGCGACCCAGCTGGTGCAGGACGAGGTGAGCTACCTCCTCAACGGCCTCGATGGCGGCAATTACCTCCCGCAGGACGCCGACCTGACCTGGGAAAAGCGGTACGGAGACTGCAAGGCCAAGTCGGTCCTGCTCCATGCTCTGCTCAGCGAGATGGGCATCCAGTCGCAGACCGTGCTGGTCAAGTCCCGCGGCGGCGACGCAATTCCCGAATTGTTGCCGGTGCCGGGCAATTTCGACCACATGATCGTGCGCGCGACCATCGACGGGAAGGATTACTGGCTGGATGGCACCAGCGCAGCGACCCGCGTCTCGAACATGGCCGCCGTTCCGCCCTTCTATTACGCGCTGCCGCTGACCGCCGAAGGCAATGATCTGGTTGAGATGACCCAGCGCGACCAGCCGTCGCCGACCATGGTGATGTCGGTCGTGTCGGATTATTCAGCGGGCATCGACCTGCCGGCGCTCTTCACGCTCGAGATGCAGTTCTACGGCCCGCAAGGCGCGGGCTTCCGCAAGATGGCTGACGAAGCCGACGAGGATTCGCTGCGGCAGGTCGCGAAGAGCTTTGCATCCAACAATGGTGGCGGTGCGGTCAGCGCAGTATCGCTCGAATACGATGAAGAGGAGGCGGTCGGAACGCTGATCGTTACCGGCATCGCCAATTCCGATTTCGAATGGAAGCAGGGACGTCTCGTCGTCGATTCCGACGTGGCACCCAACGCCGCCTTCAATGCGAACCGTGCCAAGCCGGAATGGCGGGATATCCCCGTTGCGACGAACGGGCCGATGCGCAATCGCATCATCGGCGAACTGATCCTGCCCGACGATATGACAGGCTTCGTTTACGAAGGGGCCGAAAAGCTCGAGGCGAACTACGCGAATACGCGGATTTCCGGGCTCTCGGGCCTTGAGGGCAACCGTTTCTCGGGCGAGGTGGAGATCATCCAGAACCTTGGAGAGATTGCGCCGGATCAGCTGCCCGAAGTGAAGCGTGCGGTGCGCCGCTACGCCAGCGAGGAAAGCCGCCTCGTGGCTCCCGAAGACGTCGTGTGGCGCTGGGAACTCGACCGCAAGGAACTCGACAAGCGGGTCGCCCCGATCATTGCCGAATACGGCAAGGCGATCGAATTCGCGGAAGAGGATGATTACACGCCGCTCACCGCGCGCGCGGGCTTCTTCCACGATATCTACCGGTTCGAGGACGCGCTGGCCGATGTCGACGTGCTGGTGGAAAAGAACACTTCCGCAGACGTGCTGCAGTGGCGCGCAGGCATCCTCTATTCGCTCGGCCGCGCCGACGACGCGATTGCCGATCTCCAGAGCGCCTACGATATCGAGCCGGAAAACTGGACCGCAATGCAGCTCGCCGAGCTGATGGCATACGAAGGCCGCTATGACGAGGCGCTCGAGCTGCTGGAAAGCCTCCCGATCTCCGATGACGACAGTTCGGGCTATGCCGGAACCTATGCGACCGTAATGGGCCTCAAGGGCGATACTGCAGCCGCGCTCGCCGCGCTTGCCGAGGAAACCGCCGACAAGCCGCAGGATGCCGACGGTCTCAATGCCGACTGCTGGTTCCGCGGGCTCTTCAACACCGGGCTCGAAGGCGCACTCGATGTCTGCACCCGCGCAATCGAACGTGCGAACAACAGCGCGCCGATGCTCGATAGCCGAGCGATGGTCTACTATCGTATGGGCAATTACGACGCTGCGCTGGCCGATCTCGACAGCGCGCTGGAACTGAGCCCGGGCCTGTCCGCATCGCACTACCTTCGCGGCGCCGTCCGCCTTGCGATGGGCGACAAGGGTGGTCGTAAAGACATCGATATCGCCCTGCGCATCTCGCCCGAACTCAAGGCACGCTACGACCTGCACGAGGTGAAGGTCGACTAGGCCTGCCTGCTATCAGATCAGGCCCTTTGCCCTGAGCGATACATGAGTGCCGCGGCCCACGATCACATGGTCGTGGACCGTGATGCCCAGCAGGCGTCCGGCTTCCGCAATCCGGCTGGTGATCTGGATGTCCGCCCGGCTCGGTTCGGGATCGCCGCTGGGATGATTGTGGACGAGGATCAGCGCGCTCGCGCCCTTGTCAAAAGCACGGCGGATCACTTCGCGCGGATGGATGGCCGCCTCGTCGATCGATCCCTCCGCCGCAAGGTGATCGTCGATCAGGCGGTTGCGGGTATCGAGATAGAGGACGCGTACGCGCTCGTGTTTCAGATCGCCCATGTCGATCGCCAGGTAGTCGAGCAGTGCCTGCCAGCTGCCCAGCACCGGCTTCTGCTCGACTGTTCCGCGGGCCTTGCGCCGTGCGGCAAGGGAAACGGCGTGCAGGGCCGCCGCGCTGGCCATGCCCATGCCCTTGACCTGCGCGAGCGCGCCCGGGTCGGCATCCAGCACGCTGGCAAAGCTGCCGAACCGTTCGATGAGTCGTTTCGCCAGCGGCTTCGTGTCGCCCTGGCGAATGGCCGAGAACAGGAGGAATTCCAGAAGTTCGTAATCGGCCAAGGCATCGGCGCCGCCCTTGAGAAGGCGTTGCCGCAGGCGCTCCCGATGGCCGGTGCCGGCATGTGCCGCCGCATTGCTGGCCTCTTCCGGCAACCTTTTTCTCCCCCCAAGCGTTTCAATGCCTTACATTGCCTTCCTGCCGCGATGGGCGCAAGTGTGGGGTTGAATGGACGGGTCCGAAGATCTTGATTTGAAAACAGGAAGGCCGCGCTGGCGCAAGAAGCGCTGGGCCATTCCCGGCTTGTCGATTCTCGTCTTATTGGCTGTCTTTCTCGTGGCCTGGGCGAGCCGCGAAAGCATCGTCGACGACCTCATCCGCGACCAGCTGGCAGCGAACGACATTCCCGCGGCATATGATATCGCGCGCGTCGGGGGCCGAACCCAGATCATTTCCAATCTCGTGCTGGGCGATCCCGACCAGCCGGATTTCACGGCCGACCGTGTCGTTATCCGGCTCCAGCACAAGATCGGCCTGCCCGAAATCGGCGAAGTCAGGCTTTTCAACCCGCGGCTCTACGGACGTTACGTCGACGGCGAACTGAGCTTCGGTTCGCTCGATCCGGTCATCTTCGGTGAAAGCGGAGGGCCGCCGGGCCTGCCTCGGATAGACCTCAAGATCGTCGACGGGCGCGGGTTGATCGAAACCGACTACGGACCGGTGGGCCTGAAGCTGGAAGGCAAAGGCGGGCTGTATGACGGGTTTGCAGGCATCTTTGCGGCCACGGCACCTGAACTGGATTTCGCGGGATGCGAAGCCGAAGCGACAACGCTGTACGGACAGCTCGAAACCTCGGCGGGGCAGCCGTCTTTTAAAGGGCCGCTGCGCTCTTCGGGTGTAACCTGCCCAGCGATGGATCTCGCTTTGGCCGACATGGTTGCCGATATCGAGCTGGAGATGACTTCTGAGCTGAGCGATCCCTCGCTGACCGCGCGGATCGAGGCAGGCGACACGCGCTATGCCGATTTCTCCGCGCAGTCGCTGACGGGCACTGTCCGCGCCCAACTGCGCGGCGAGGATGCCAATGCGCGTTACACGCTTGCGCTACGCGGTGCGGAAAGCCCGCAGGTGCTCGCCGCCGTGGTCACTGCCGAAGGCGTCTTGCGTGCGCGAGAGAACTTCGCGCGGATGGAGGTCGAAAGCGATATCGAGGGCAATGGGCTGAGGCTCGGAAGCGAGTCCGTGTCCGCGATCCAGACCCTTGCGTCTTCGGGTGAAGGCACGCTGCTCGAACCGATAGCCAGGCGTATCGGCAACGCGCTGCAGGCGGAGGCCCGCGGGAGTTCGCTGTCGGGTCAACTCACCTACCGCTCGGACGCGGACAATACGCTCTTGCTGATACCGCGGGTCGAGATGATCGGTGGCAGCGGCGCCCGCATCCTGTCCCTGTCTCGCTTCGAAATGAATGCAGCAGGCGACGAAGCCGCACAATTCTCCGGAAATCTCGCCACCGGCGGTCCGGGCATCCCGCGCATCAATGGCCGCATGGAGCGCACCAGTGGGGACGATGCCGTGTTCCGCCTGTCGATGGCCCCTTACGAGGCCGGTCCTTCGCGCATCGCAATTCCCGGGATAACCATCGCTCAATCCTCTGGCGGGGCGCTCGGCTTTGCAGGCAATGTCGAGGCGAGCGGACCGCTGCCCGGCGGCGCGGTGGAAGGGCTTTCGCTTCCGGTAAAGGGGCGGTGGGAGCCGGGTGGCAGGCTGGCTGTCTGGCGCGAATGCACCCGCGTTTCCTTCAGCCGTCTTGCCTTTGCCGATCTCGCGATAGAAGGTCCGGGCCTCACGCTGTGCCCACCGACTGGTGGAGCCATTCTCACCAATGGTGCGGGCGGGCTGGAAATCGCCGCCGGAGCGCCGTCGCTCGAGCTTGCAGGCAGCCTCGGTGACACCCCGATACGCATCGCAAGCGGGCCGGTCGGCTTCGCTTATCCCGGCACGGTTCGCGCGCGTGATCTCGATATCTCGCTCGGACCAGTCGGCACCGCGAGCCGCTTCGTTATCTCGGATCTGGACGCCGAGATCGGTGAAAACATCTCGGGCAGTTACGCGGACGCTGAAATCGCGCTTGCCGCTGTTCCGATGACCCTCGTCAACACCTCGGGCAATTGGGACTACACCGACGGCAAGCTGGCGATCGGGGACGCCAGTTTCCGCCTGATCGACCGTAATGAAGAAGAGCGTTTCGAGCCATTGGTCGCGAGGGACGCGTCGCTTGTGCTGTTCGACAATATCATCGACGCCGAAGCGACCCTCCGAAACCCCGGTTCCGACAGGGTCGTGACCGATGTCGATATCCGTCACAACCTCGCAACCAGCAGCGGATATGCAGACCTCGACATCGAAGGACTGCGGTTCGACGAGCTGCTGCAACCCGAAGACCTGAGCCAGCTTGCGCTGGGCGTCATCGCCAATGCGGAGGGCGTGATTACGGGCGAGGGCCGTATTGACTGGGCTTCGGATGGCGAAGTGACCAGCACCGGGTCTTTCTCCTCCGACAATCTCGATTTCGCAGCGGCATTCGGGCCGGTGAAGGGCGCCAGCGGCACGGTGGAGTTTACCGACCTGCTCAATCTCACCACCGCGCCCGGCCAGAAAATCCGCGTCGGGTCGGTCAATCCGGGTATCGAGGTCTTCGACGGAGAGGTGGAGTTCCGCCTCGAGAATGGCGAATTGCTGGCCGTAAGCGGTGGCAGCTGGCCGTTCATGGGCGGCGAGCTGATCCTGCGCGAGGTCGACCTCAATCTCGGTGTCAGCGAGGAACGAGCCTATATCTTCGAGATCGTCGGGCTGGATGCGGCGCAATTCATCGCCCAGATGGAGCTTGAGAATATCTCGGCGACCGGCATCTTCGACGGCACCGTCCCGATCATCTTCGACACCGATGGCAATGGCCGGATCGAGGACAGCATCCTCATCTCGCGGCCGCCGGGGGGCAATATCTCCTATGTCGGCGATCTGACCTACGAAGACCTCTCCGCAATTGCCAACTTCGCCTTCGATGCGCTGCGCAGCCTCGATTATTCGCAGATGCGCGTAGTCATGAACGGGCCGCTCACCGGCGAGATCGTGACGCAGGTGCGTTTCGACGGCGTGCGCCAGGGCGAAGAGGCCGAAACCAATTTCATAACCCGCCAGATCGCGGACCTGCCGATCCAGTTCCGCATCAATATCCGCGCACAGTTCTACCAGCTGCTGACCTCCATCAGGTCGATGTACGACCCGGCCTCGGTGCGCGACCCGCGCGAGCTGGGCCTGCTCAGCGACGATGGCAAGCGGCTGCTGCGCCGATCGATCACCGGCGAGGAAGTGGAACCCGATATCGATCCGGAAGACGTGATTCCGGATGAACCCGCCATTCAGGACGAGGAAAGCGAACAAGGCCTATGACAAGCGATGAATTGACGGACCGCGGAGGCCTTGCGACAACCGGCATAATGCAGGGAAAACAGGGCATGCGCGGAATAAGGAAGATGGCGGTGGCCGCAGTGGCCTCGCTCACGCTGGCAGGCTGCATCACGGTGGAAGCACCGGATAAGCCGATCGTGATCGAGCTCAATGTGAACATTCGCCAGGAAGTGATCTACCGGCTCGCGGAAGATGCGGGCAATACGATCGAGGAAAATGCGGATATTTTCTGATGGGTGATTTTATGACCAAGCGACTTACCAAGGCTATCCTCACCGGCGCCGCGATTGCGACAGCGCTCGGCGGTATCGCTGCACCGGCTTACGCCCAGCGAGACCCTGCCTATGCCGCTGCACGCGCAGCGGGCGAGGTGGGCGAGAAGATGGACGGCTATCTCGGCATCGTGGTGGCGGAAACGGCCGAACTGCGCCGGATCGTCAACGACATCAATATCAAGCGCCGCGCCGTTTATTCGGAAAAAGCGCAGGAATCGAACGCCACGCTCGAGGAATACGCGCTGACCGCCGGATGCATCGCGATTGCGAAGACCGTACCGGGCGAAAAATACCAGGCGCCCGATGGCAGCTGGCAGACCCGCACGACCGCGCCGCCGATGCGCGATTCGCGCTGTCCCTGAAGCGATCGGGACGTAATGAATTCAGAGCCTCTCCCCTGCTGCGTGCCGGGGGGAGGCTTTTTTGCAACGGGGGAGGGGTATTTGGGCGGCTCTCCATGTTGACTCTAAAATGCCCCCCTTCTAAGGGGGCGGCGCCCTTGGCGGGCAAGTCCCTGCGCGTGCCGCGCAACCCCCTTTAAGGAGTAAGGCATGAGCGACGACGAACCCGCACG is a window encoding:
- a CDS encoding DUF3857 domain-containing protein; this encodes MIDQLNLSKLRLAALTSSVCLYAIAAPAFAGEEVLYGEASEWVEPASLEAEAASEGPAALIMDWQHRLEDGVVTSYSDTATRIDNPQALMEHGTISLSWLPDKGDLTIHRVEIQRAGESIDVIGQGAEFDVIRREQGLEQRLLDGQLTATLAVPGLQVGDILRVTHSVTIDDQALGDEMQVLQYLWTEPWQVGFARTIVSWPEDEQIYWRAEDHAALGDPVSKDGEKRIEVTLPLAEMPEMPYDAPSRFKRAPVLRVGTYADWQELSRTMEPHFTKAAQVEPGSEIAAQARAIMAKTDDPLRRAALATQLVQDEVSYLLNGLDGGNYLPQDADLTWEKRYGDCKAKSVLLHALLSEMGIQSQTVLVKSRGGDAIPELLPVPGNFDHMIVRATIDGKDYWLDGTSAATRVSNMAAVPPFYYALPLTAEGNDLVEMTQRDQPSPTMVMSVVSDYSAGIDLPALFTLEMQFYGPQGAGFRKMADEADEDSLRQVAKSFASNNGGGAVSAVSLEYDEEEAVGTLIVTGIANSDFEWKQGRLVVDSDVAPNAAFNANRAKPEWRDIPVATNGPMRNRIIGELILPDDMTGFVYEGAEKLEANYANTRISGLSGLEGNRFSGEVEIIQNLGEIAPDQLPEVKRAVRRYASEESRLVAPEDVVWRWELDRKELDKRVAPIIAEYGKAIEFAEEDDYTPLTARAGFFHDIYRFEDALADVDVLVEKNTSADVLQWRAGILYSLGRADDAIADLQSAYDIEPENWTAMQLAELMAYEGRYDEALELLESLPISDDDSSGYAGTYATVMGLKGDTAAALAALAEETADKPQDADGLNADCWFRGLFNTGLEGALDVCTRAIERANNSAPMLDSRAMVYYRMGNYDAALADLDSALELSPGLSASHYLRGAVRLAMGDKGGRKDIDIALRISPELKARYDLHEVKVD
- the radC gene encoding RadC family protein produces the protein MPEEASNAAAHAGTGHRERLRQRLLKGGADALADYELLEFLLFSAIRQGDTKPLAKRLIERFGSFASVLDADPGALAQVKGMGMASAAALHAVSLAARRKARGTVEQKPVLGSWQALLDYLAIDMGDLKHERVRVLYLDTRNRLIDDHLAAEGSIDEAAIHPREVIRRAFDKGASALILVHNHPSGDPEPSRADIQITSRIAEAGRLLGITVHDHVIVGRGTHVSLRAKGLI
- a CDS encoding YdbH domain-containing protein, translating into MDGSEDLDLKTGRPRWRKKRWAIPGLSILVLLAVFLVAWASRESIVDDLIRDQLAANDIPAAYDIARVGGRTQIISNLVLGDPDQPDFTADRVVIRLQHKIGLPEIGEVRLFNPRLYGRYVDGELSFGSLDPVIFGESGGPPGLPRIDLKIVDGRGLIETDYGPVGLKLEGKGGLYDGFAGIFAATAPELDFAGCEAEATTLYGQLETSAGQPSFKGPLRSSGVTCPAMDLALADMVADIELEMTSELSDPSLTARIEAGDTRYADFSAQSLTGTVRAQLRGEDANARYTLALRGAESPQVLAAVVTAEGVLRARENFARMEVESDIEGNGLRLGSESVSAIQTLASSGEGTLLEPIARRIGNALQAEARGSSLSGQLTYRSDADNTLLLIPRVEMIGGSGARILSLSRFEMNAAGDEAAQFSGNLATGGPGIPRINGRMERTSGDDAVFRLSMAPYEAGPSRIAIPGITIAQSSGGALGFAGNVEASGPLPGGAVEGLSLPVKGRWEPGGRLAVWRECTRVSFSRLAFADLAIEGPGLTLCPPTGGAILTNGAGGLEIAAGAPSLELAGSLGDTPIRIASGPVGFAYPGTVRARDLDISLGPVGTASRFVISDLDAEIGENISGSYADAEIALAAVPMTLVNTSGNWDYTDGKLAIGDASFRLIDRNEEERFEPLVARDASLVLFDNIIDAEATLRNPGSDRVVTDVDIRHNLATSSGYADLDIEGLRFDELLQPEDLSQLALGVIANAEGVITGEGRIDWASDGEVTSTGSFSSDNLDFAAAFGPVKGASGTVEFTDLLNLTTAPGQKIRVGSVNPGIEVFDGEVEFRLENGELLAVSGGSWPFMGGELILREVDLNLGVSEERAYIFEIVGLDAAQFIAQMELENISATGIFDGTVPIIFDTDGNGRIEDSILISRPPGGNISYVGDLTYEDLSAIANFAFDALRSLDYSQMRVVMNGPLTGEIVTQVRFDGVRQGEEAETNFITRQIADLPIQFRINIRAQFYQLLTSIRSMYDPASVRDPRELGLLSDDGKRLLRRSITGEEVEPDIDPEDVIPDEPAIQDEESEQGL
- a CDS encoding YnbE family lipoprotein translates to MRGIRKMAVAAVASLTLAGCITVEAPDKPIVIELNVNIRQEVIYRLAEDAGNTIEENADIF
- a CDS encoding YdbL family protein, which encodes MTKRLTKAILTGAAIATALGGIAAPAYAQRDPAYAAARAAGEVGEKMDGYLGIVVAETAELRRIVNDINIKRRAVYSEKAQESNATLEEYALTAGCIAIAKTVPGEKYQAPDGSWQTRTTAPPMRDSRCP